One window from the genome of Hyphomonas neptunium ATCC 15444 encodes:
- a CDS encoding ABC transporter permease — MPALVAGIVIAVPVVMVLLAGLFDGAGDAWTHIRETLLLRYLGGTLSVLALTGALCLLFAVPSAWLVTMFRFPGRAVFEWLLILPLAAPGYVLAYAWADLAGVGGPVQSALREATGWSARDYWFPDINSLPGLAFVLACTLYPYVYLTARSAFVSQSVCALEAARSLGAGPGRSFWSVALPAARPAIAAGLALALMEAAADYGAAEFLGVPTLTFGIVRAWKSFGEPAAAARLAFVLIGLIAVLIVTERWGRGRAGSQQSSIRWRHVSRTQLTGLSAIGASVSCLVLFLAAFGLPVGRLVWRSVETGPGAAPIWDALGNSIILAGSGAVFAFILALMIVLAARAKGPAAFFARASAISGYSIPGAVLALGALAIIGLLPLTLSGGVALIALAWVYAARFTAAGTEPMAAALARAPASLSHAARSLGASPSRQAFEVDLPIALSGAAVAALILFVEALKELPATLMLRPFNWDTLSVRAYAYASDERLAAAALPSLLITLAGLVPVILLSWQLSRSRPGETQ, encoded by the coding sequence ATGCCGGCGCTCGTCGCCGGCATCGTCATTGCTGTGCCCGTCGTCATGGTGCTGCTCGCCGGCCTGTTTGACGGCGCGGGCGACGCCTGGACCCACATTCGCGAAACCCTGCTCCTGCGCTATCTCGGCGGCACGCTGTCGGTTCTGGCACTGACCGGCGCGCTCTGCCTGCTGTTCGCCGTGCCATCGGCCTGGCTTGTCACCATGTTCCGCTTCCCGGGCCGCGCCGTCTTTGAATGGCTGCTGATCCTGCCGCTGGCCGCGCCGGGCTATGTGCTCGCCTATGCCTGGGCAGACCTTGCCGGCGTTGGCGGGCCGGTTCAGTCGGCCCTGCGCGAAGCCACCGGCTGGTCGGCGCGTGACTACTGGTTCCCCGACATCAACTCCCTGCCCGGCCTCGCCTTCGTACTGGCTTGCACGCTCTACCCCTACGTCTACCTCACCGCCCGTTCGGCCTTCGTCTCCCAGTCGGTCTGCGCGCTTGAGGCGGCCCGCAGCCTTGGCGCTGGCCCCGGCCGCAGCTTCTGGTCGGTCGCGCTGCCTGCGGCCCGCCCAGCCATCGCCGCCGGCCTCGCCCTCGCCCTCATGGAAGCGGCGGCCGACTATGGCGCCGCCGAGTTCCTTGGCGTGCCCACGCTCACCTTCGGCATCGTGCGTGCCTGGAAAAGCTTTGGTGAGCCGGCCGCCGCGGCCCGTCTTGCCTTTGTGCTGATCGGCTTGATCGCGGTCCTGATCGTCACCGAGCGCTGGGGGCGGGGCCGCGCGGGCAGCCAGCAATCCTCCATCCGCTGGCGCCATGTTTCGCGCACGCAGTTGACCGGATTGTCCGCGATTGGCGCGAGTGTGTCCTGTCTTGTCCTGTTTCTGGCAGCCTTTGGCCTGCCTGTGGGACGCCTTGTCTGGCGCAGTGTCGAGACTGGCCCCGGCGCCGCGCCGATCTGGGACGCGCTCGGCAACTCCATCATCCTCGCCGGTTCGGGCGCTGTCTTTGCCTTTATCCTCGCCCTGATGATCGTGCTGGCCGCCCGCGCCAAAGGCCCCGCCGCCTTCTTCGCCCGCGCCAGCGCCATCTCGGGCTATTCCATCCCCGGCGCCGTCCTTGCGCTCGGCGCCCTTGCAATCATTGGCCTTTTGCCGCTGACACTCTCCGGCGGCGTTGCCCTCATCGCCCTCGCCTGGGTCTATGCCGCCCGCTTCACCGCCGCCGGCACCGAGCCGATGGCCGCCGCCCTCGCCCGCGCGCCCGCCTCCCTCTCCCACGCCGCCCGCAGCCTTGGCGCCAGCCCGTCCCGCCAGGCCTTTGAAGTTGACCTCCCCATCGCCCTTTCCGGTGCTGCGGTCGCCGCCCTCATCCTCTTCGTCGAGGCCTTGAAAGAACTCCCGGCTACCCTGATGTTGCGACCCTTCAACTGGGATACCCTGTCCGTGCGTGCCTATGCCTATGCCAGCGACGAGCGCCTCGCCGCCGCCGCGCTACCCTCGCTGCTGATCACCCTTGCGGGCCTTGTGCCGGTGATCCTCCTGTCCTGGCAGCTCTCGCGCTCCCGTCCCGGTGAAACCCAGTGA
- a CDS encoding ABC transporter ATP-binding protein, which translates to MSAALSAHQVTRRYGDRAVVDGVSLTLPPGQITALLGGSGAGKSTLLRLFAGLEGVDEGEIRIGEEVLSAPGRTVPAEKRRIGLIFQDFALFPHLTAARNVAFGLKHLPKTEAADRAQAWLARLGLEPRAGAYPHELSGGEQQRVAIARALAPEPSAILMDEPFSGLDPSLRDSVRDAALDAIRAAGIPALLVTHDPAEALEHADRIAILSQGKLLQEGPAHEIYTRPASAAVAGALGPVNRFRASAVPPGLLHGQAPEALILVRPEGVLIDTASPVRATLLSARMTGPLIRLKLDLNGLRLTALVPPVTGIVPGMETGVRLDPALTFTFASGEL; encoded by the coding sequence GTGAGCGCTGCCCTTTCTGCCCATCAGGTGACCCGCCGCTATGGTGACCGCGCCGTCGTTGACGGGGTGAGCCTCACCCTGCCGCCCGGCCAGATCACAGCCCTGCTGGGCGGTTCCGGCGCGGGCAAGTCGACGCTCCTGCGCCTTTTCGCGGGCCTGGAAGGTGTCGATGAAGGCGAAATCCGCATCGGCGAGGAAGTCCTCTCCGCCCCCGGCCGCACCGTGCCCGCCGAGAAGCGCCGCATCGGCCTGATCTTTCAGGACTTTGCTCTCTTCCCCCATCTTACCGCCGCCCGCAACGTCGCCTTCGGCCTCAAACACCTGCCAAAAACCGAAGCCGCTGACCGGGCGCAAGCCTGGCTTGCCCGGCTGGGCCTTGAGCCACGCGCGGGTGCCTATCCTCACGAGCTCTCTGGCGGCGAGCAACAGCGCGTGGCCATCGCCCGCGCCCTGGCGCCGGAGCCTTCCGCCATCCTGATGGACGAACCCTTCTCGGGCCTCGATCCCAGCCTGCGCGACAGCGTGCGGGACGCCGCCCTCGACGCCATCCGCGCCGCCGGCATTCCCGCCCTCCTCGTGACCCATGATCCCGCCGAAGCCCTCGAACACGCCGATCGCATCGCGATCCTCAGCCAGGGCAAGCTGCTTCAGGAAGGCCCCGCCCACGAGATCTACACCCGGCCGGCCAGTGCCGCCGTCGCCGGCGCGCTCGGCCCGGTCAACCGCTTCCGCGCAAGCGCTGTTCCGCCAGGTCTTCTCCACGGGCAAGCGCCGGAGGCGCTGATCCTCGTCCGTCCGGAAGGCGTGCTGATCGACACGGCCTCTCCAGTTCGCGCCACCCTGCTTTCGGCGCGCATGACGGGGCCGCTGATACGGTTGAAACTGGACCTCAATGGCCTCCGATTGACCGCTCTTGTCCCGCCCGTGACCGGAATTGTCCCAGGAATGGAGACCGGCGTCCGCCTCGATCCGGCCCTGACGTTCACTTTCGCGTCAGGCGAACTCTGA
- a CDS encoding M48 family metalloprotease → MAHKVIKIVTAVAASAIMALSASAQSIIRDAEIEETIREWTDPILEVSGLVPADVGIYIINDPSLNAFVGNGQRIHIHTGLMIAAETPGQIKGVIAHETCHIACGHTVSRARAASVAMRPALLSIGLGILAIAAGEGGAGAALIGSSQQFAAANFFTHTRPEEASADAHAVKYLAALGQSPAGIVEFFENFRYQEVMSEARRYPYFRAHPLASDRIRTTRSLAEATGLMDVQPTEREQKQYEMLRAKLVGFLDSPLKVRRDYPATDTSQPARYARAIAAYLAADIQSAMKDIDSLLAEEPDNPYFHELKGQILFESGRVAESVEPHKRSLELKPGQPLLLINYGRSLNARGEEGDFKLAETALRDALIAEPDNAFAWAQLAITMEKQGQRPEAQLATAESAYWVGDIVRANAFARRAVDQLDRGTPNFRRADDILLITDPSNPENRQFYERYNRGQRLSIDTSAREMPFGDFSRQQPW, encoded by the coding sequence GTGGCACATAAAGTCATCAAGATTGTAACCGCTGTTGCCGCTTCGGCGATCATGGCGCTCAGCGCATCGGCGCAGAGCATCATCCGCGACGCGGAGATCGAAGAGACAATCCGCGAGTGGACCGACCCGATCCTGGAAGTGTCGGGCCTCGTGCCTGCCGATGTTGGCATCTACATCATCAACGACCCGTCTCTGAACGCCTTTGTCGGCAACGGACAGCGCATTCACATCCACACCGGCCTGATGATAGCCGCCGAGACGCCCGGCCAGATCAAAGGCGTCATCGCCCACGAAACCTGCCACATTGCCTGCGGGCACACCGTCTCGCGCGCCCGCGCGGCGAGCGTGGCCATGCGGCCGGCGCTGCTCTCTATCGGCTTGGGGATTCTCGCCATTGCCGCAGGTGAAGGCGGCGCCGGCGCCGCCCTGATCGGCAGCTCGCAGCAATTTGCCGCCGCGAACTTCTTTACCCACACCCGGCCGGAAGAAGCCTCCGCTGACGCCCACGCCGTCAAATACCTGGCCGCCCTTGGCCAGTCCCCGGCGGGCATCGTCGAGTTCTTCGAGAACTTCCGCTATCAGGAAGTGATGTCGGAAGCGCGCCGCTATCCCTATTTCCGCGCCCACCCGCTGGCATCTGACCGTATCCGCACAACCCGCAGCCTTGCCGAAGCGACCGGCTTGATGGACGTGCAGCCGACTGAGCGCGAGCAGAAGCAATACGAGATGCTGCGCGCCAAGCTGGTCGGCTTCCTGGATTCGCCTCTCAAGGTGCGGCGGGACTATCCGGCAACCGATACGAGCCAGCCTGCCCGCTATGCCAGGGCCATCGCCGCCTATCTGGCAGCAGACATCCAGAGCGCCATGAAGGACATCGACTCGCTGCTCGCCGAGGAACCGGACAATCCGTATTTCCATGAACTGAAGGGCCAGATCCTGTTCGAGAGCGGCCGCGTCGCCGAATCGGTCGAGCCGCACAAACGGTCCCTCGAGCTGAAACCTGGCCAGCCCCTCCTGCTCATCAACTATGGCCGCTCCCTCAATGCCCGCGGCGAAGAGGGCGATTTCAAGCTGGCAGAAACGGCGCTGCGCGACGCGCTCATCGCCGAGCCGGACAATGCCTTTGCCTGGGCACAGCTGGCGATCACGATGGAAAAGCAGGGCCAGCGTCCTGAGGCTCAGTTGGCGACCGCCGAGTCAGCTTACTGGGTCGGCGATATTGTCCGCGCCAATGCATTTGCCCGCCGGGCCGTCGACCAACTTGATCGGGGGACGCCGAATTTCCGCCGGGCCGACGACATTCTGCTGATCACAGATCCGAGCAATCCCGAGAACCGTCAATTCTATGAGCGGTATAACCGGGGGCAGCGCCTCTCGATCGACACATCCGCCAGAGAGATGCCGTTCGGCGACTTTTCGCGCCAGCAACCCTGGTAA
- a CDS encoding DsbA family protein — translation MNRMLRFTPFLALGFAGLALLPACAQGGGTPDKAEIETIVREYILANPEIIEEALVALTEKERLAQASATQAAIADSKDALYNDSNDYFVGPEDAAVTVVEFFDYRCGYCKRSAEWTANLPETYDGQVRVVFKEYPIFGDISETAALAALASGRQGKYIDMHLALMALKSNDELTEQKIDELAMQLGIDVQRMRADMKSDSVKNQLADMQALGRTLNVGGTPGYFVGDQAIEGANLPKIDEVIRAEIAG, via the coding sequence ATGAACCGTATGCTCCGCTTCACACCCTTTCTCGCGCTCGGCTTTGCGGGCCTTGCCCTGCTGCCTGCCTGCGCGCAGGGCGGCGGTACACCCGACAAGGCCGAAATCGAGACAATCGTGCGGGAATACATCCTCGCCAATCCCGAGATCATTGAGGAGGCGCTGGTCGCCCTCACCGAGAAGGAACGCCTCGCCCAGGCCAGCGCCACACAGGCCGCCATCGCCGACAGCAAGGACGCCCTCTACAATGACAGCAACGATTATTTTGTCGGCCCGGAAGACGCCGCCGTGACGGTCGTCGAGTTTTTTGACTATCGCTGCGGCTATTGCAAACGGTCTGCTGAATGGACTGCAAACCTGCCCGAGACCTATGACGGCCAGGTCCGCGTCGTGTTCAAGGAATATCCGATCTTCGGCGACATCAGCGAGACCGCCGCCCTTGCCGCGCTCGCCTCCGGCCGCCAGGGCAAATACATCGACATGCACCTTGCCCTGATGGCCCTCAAATCAAACGATGAGCTGACAGAGCAGAAGATCGACGAGCTTGCCATGCAGCTCGGCATCGATGTCCAGCGCATGCGCGCAGACATGAAATCGGACAGCGTGAAGAACCAGCTTGCTGACATGCAGGCGCTCGGCCGCACGCTGAATGTTGGCGGCACACCTGGCTATTTCGTCGGCGATCAGGCCATCGAAGGCGCCAATCTTCCCAAGATCGACGAAGTTATCCGCGCCGAAATCGCCGGCTGA
- a CDS encoding UDP-glucuronic acid decarboxylase family protein produces the protein MHLEKRVLITGGAGFIGSFLCERLLEAGATVLCLDNFFTGTRMNVAHLMGHPRFELMRHDVCFPLYVEVDEIYNMACPASPVHYQFDPVQTTKTSVHGAINMLGLAKRLKAKILQASTSEVYGDPVIHPQTEEYWGNVNPIGPRSCYDEGKRCAETLFFDYHRQHALRIKVARIFNTYGPRMHPNDGRVVSNFIVQALKGEDITLYGDGSQTRSFCYVDDLVRGLISLMETPDSVTGPINIGNPGEFTIRQLAETVIDLTGARSKLVFRPLPQDDPKQRQPDITKAREILKWEPSVELRDGLSKTIAYFDTLLADRNMKV, from the coding sequence ATGCATCTTGAGAAGCGCGTTCTGATTACGGGCGGGGCCGGGTTTATCGGCTCATTCCTCTGCGAGCGGCTGCTGGAGGCGGGCGCCACGGTGCTTTGCCTCGACAATTTCTTCACCGGCACACGGATGAATGTGGCGCATCTGATGGGCCATCCCCGGTTTGAGCTGATGCGCCATGATGTGTGCTTTCCGCTCTATGTCGAGGTGGACGAAATCTACAACATGGCCTGCCCGGCAAGCCCGGTGCATTATCAGTTCGATCCGGTGCAGACGACCAAGACCAGCGTTCACGGCGCCATCAACATGCTGGGCCTGGCCAAGCGCCTGAAAGCCAAAATTCTTCAGGCCTCCACATCGGAAGTCTATGGCGATCCCGTAATCCATCCGCAGACGGAAGAGTATTGGGGCAACGTGAACCCCATCGGGCCGCGTTCCTGCTATGATGAAGGCAAGCGTTGCGCCGAAACGCTGTTCTTCGATTATCACCGCCAGCATGCGCTGCGGATCAAGGTCGCCCGTATCTTCAATACCTATGGGCCGCGGATGCATCCCAATGACGGGCGGGTCGTTTCCAACTTCATTGTTCAGGCCCTGAAGGGCGAAGACATCACGCTTTATGGCGATGGTTCCCAGACGCGCAGCTTCTGTTATGTCGATGATCTTGTGCGCGGCCTGATAAGTCTGATGGAAACCCCCGACAGCGTGACCGGCCCCATCAATATCGGCAATCCGGGGGAGTTCACCATCCGTCAGCTGGCCGAAACCGTCATCGACCTGACGGGCGCCCGGTCAAAGCTCGTATTCCGGCCGCTGCCTCAGGACGACCCGAAGCAGCGCCAGCCTGACATCACCAAGGCCCGCGAAATCCTGAAATGGGAGCCGTCGGTCGAGTTGCGCGACGGCCTTTCCAAGACCATCGCCTATTTCGATACGCTGCTGGCAGACCGGAATATGAAGGTCTGA